TATGTCACACACCCCCCCGCTGTCAGTTCCCaaaggctgattctgttcatctggacgttgcGTTTTCAGTGGGTGAAACGTTTCGTCATGCATCGGagcgacttcttcagtctcagctgactgcaggtttccccaaccttataaattggtacatttgcacaatgactgaaactagcaccattGAAGggacaatgggctgtgaggtcagttcctatTCTGTACACTTATATAGGTGTTCTGTTAAAAGTTATTCATAAATTATGACGAAAGTTACTCATTTACCACTCGTCTCTTGATCATATCGATAATTaatctcttgttttgtttttgtacagttGGCCATAATGCTTTAATTTAGACACTGCTGGTGTAACTTTGCTTGACATACTATCCCGAGTGTGTTTGTGGTAGCATTAGTTACATCCATTACATCCATGCAtatgtttttaaagcaaatattaCTAACCATCAGGTCATTTGAATTTTCTTCTATTCACAGGTAAATTTCTAATAAATTATGTTTGGTTACGTTGCTTTGGTTATACTTACCATTTTTGTCCATTTGTTGAGGTTCTGTATGTGTGGGAGGGGCCACCCCAGTACTTCCTACTTATATAGCGTCATGATGTCATTGATTGCATCACAGGGTGCAACCAAATGCAGGGGTTTTCATTGTGTATAGCATTGTTTATTTTCCTTAAAGTAACATTTTGAGTTGTATtgtatgcagtgttttacttttcaaaCCATTTAGCTGTGTAAATGAGTTTGTCAGTTAGATGCATAATCttattcctgttttttgtttagatCATATTGTTTGGTCTAACCTATTTTTCAGTGGTAGAGAGTAATGAGATTCAGGTGTATGTAAAGTCCTGTATAAAGCAAGTGAGGTTTTGCCTACcgaggtgtttttaaaaatggtatAATGGAGATGTCAGAAATAAAGTACAATTAAAAGAAATTGATGCTGATGCTGTCTACTTATCACCTTCCTCGCCACTTGGTCTACACTACCCCAAAGaaatatttatattcatttacaTTTCTGACTAATTTAGTGTTGACTCAACatgaatccaaattttattATAATTAGAAAATAAGACATTTCTAGTTCCCATCAAACTCTtaagccacgatcgccctctgtaaatgtaaatgtaagcaAGCTgttgaaaaaatatttgtttagaaCTGGTCATTGAGGTTCTGGTGTCCTACTTGCATATACAAAAGGGGAAAGTCTTGGTGTGTTGTgactttcaaacattttttattgcatttagaGAATACCAAAGATGCAGTAGTCTGTTCTCCCAAATCAGTGAAACCCGTTTCTGGTGCATTTGTGCAAAgccaaataaaccaaaaaaagcaaaaactgtgGCACAATGCAAAGAGGCACGGAGACTTTTCAAGGCAGTTTGTGtgttaaaagcataaaaagatcTCAAAGGTAATGTGCAAAAAGACCTCGAACTAATATTGCACAGTTACATCTCATTtttctacattaaaaaaaaggcaaatgtaTCATATCCCATGCATTCAAAGTGTTTGTTATACACTTCCTTTTGTTTAATTATTGGCTATAAGAACAAATTTTCCCCTCCATCCCCATATGgaagtgtggaaaaaaatgcttACTGTGACCTGAGTTGATAAGATGAATAATTTAAACAACCATGATGCTAAAAGGCAAGTTGGTAGAATGCATTATTGGAGTGGAAGATTGTCAGGCAGCATTTAAAAGTGTCCTTGTAAACTTCACCCATGACAAGGCCTGCAATGAGGTAAATTCTGAAATTCAACAATAAAAAGGATGTGTTAACCATCCAAAAATAAATCTCATATAAATCTCAAGTTAGAGGAACGTGGCAGCATCGTGGTTACGTTGCTGCACAGTCTTCTGGAGGTCAGGAAATCATCTTGATGGCTCACACCAGCACACGTCTCACCCTGCGTGTGTGATTGGTCCTGACGTTGGTCTGGATCATTGCTGTGGAAAATCATAAACAAATCAACAAAAGTctaatgttaaataaatgttacatCACTTTTTCATATTGGAACAGGTAGATATGGATAGTcagttgtttattaaaatgccTCTAAGAGCcaacaattaattattatttcgaGTTTTTTACTACaggattaaaatataaaaactcaaCCTCCAAAGTCAAGATTGTAGGATTGTCCTGCCACTGTGAAGGGCATGGtgcctttgttgttttgttggtaCTTGCTCTCAATGTCATCACTGGTTACTGAGCAGTCAGTGGAAGTCCTTTTCTGTTAAGACAAAATCCACAGACAAACTGTGATGATTTATGTCAATGCAATAACTCAGAAATTGTACTTTGAATAATCCTAAAAATAACATCCACTGCACAGATGACATACCCTGTGTTTGAACTCGTGCCATTTTCCACTGTCGCCTTCAAATTCCCACTGTGGCTTAGTGCCCAAGCTAAGATTCTGGAAACCTGAGGATGCTAGAGCAACTCTGcgacaacaaaatcaaaaatatttcataaaacagaaaactatGTTAAATTCTCTCATCTTATCTTCTTGACAATTTTTAACTGAACAAAAATCCTTGAGGAAAATTAACACTCACCCCCTGACTGCTTGTGGTTGCCGGTACGTAGGTCGACGGGTGactttcctcttcctgtttttacTCACCTGTTGCATTTctaagcaaacaaacagaaataaggAATAGGCTAATGACTGTTAAGAAAAAGCTGGAATTTAGCTGGAAGGGTGTTACAAATTTACAGATTAGTGAATTcacttcacctttaaatttGAGCTCCAAAGTTTCACCATTGACGTTAAAAGTAAAGGAGCTCGTTGGATTTCTCTGAAACTTTTCCTCTATGTCGGAGCTCTTCACAGGAGTGGAGACGCCCTTTGAATCCTGTCCGCGAGGGAGAGAAGAATCATTACCAAACAGACAAAGGAGAACAATTTCCATTAACTTAAGCAAAGATCTAGTTGCTATCTACCTTGGCTCCATACTTGATCCAACGACGACCCAACATGCAGTACCAAATCCACTCAGTGTTACCGTCATCCAGGCGTCTCACTCTCAATTTCTTCCCAAGAACTTTCATCCTTTTAAAGTCTATGCTCACCGCCCTGTAGAGAGAGGAAAGTTGAAGCATGTAGTGACTACAGTGTGCCTGGAAATAAAAAGTTCTTCATAAACTCATTGCTTACCCGTATGATGTGTTGTATATTTTGATGCTTTTGGTGTGGGGCAGCGAATACTGGGCCTCAAGGATGTGATCATTTTCAACATCTTTCCAGCCTCTTCCGTTATTGAGCTGCCACTGGTAGCGTCGGCCATCAGTAAGCCTCTGGTCtggttagaaaaacaaaacaaaaagacattatATATTACATTGTAATTGGTGACTTATTACTGGACATTAAAGCTGCTCTAATATGGCTCGAACatgtaaatatatgtataaGGTAAAATGTGGCTCTTGCAGCTATTTGTTAGGAACTAGCTGATATTGTTGGAGACCAAAGTGTTAACTGTCAGCTAGATGGCCTCACACTGGACTGTAAAATACTTTGAtaaacagaggagttcatggtcgatTCAGGGGCTGCAAGGCGCCCAAGGTCTCGTGGCggtaaaacaagaacaaattatcAGCCCTCCACCACAGGAGAAGAAGTTCTCCTGAAAAACGCCCATactattcagtttttttctaattctgcTTTCGtgaaatttaacatttaacatgcttaCTGAGAACTGTAGAGGCCTGCAAGCCTGAAATATagctgtttggtttctttgagcaTTGCACAGTTTGACATTGTGGGAAATTTAGTGGAACATCCTGTCCTGGGAAGACTAAAaactgtcttgaatgtttttcacttgtgaataatctttctcacttaaattaaaaaaaaaaaagaaaaaaagaaaaaacgtctTGTGGCgataaaacaaacaactgaaAACCCCAAAAGCAAATACTCACCATGACTAGATGATGACCGATCCGGAGTCCTGCCGCTTGCACTGGAGGGCACACCTTGACTTACAGTGTGGTTTAGTCTACATTTGGAGCCGTAACGACAGTTTCCTTTAAGAGCGTACTTGCAAACGTGTAGGTAAGCACACCTTTCTCCGTCCCTACAGTTTCCTTTGTTGTAAAACTTGCAGGGTAAAACATCTTCCTCATTGTCTTCCTCATCGTCTTCCTCATTGTCTTCCTCATCTGATGGTTCAGCGCTGTCTGACTCATTGCTGACATCAGAACCATAAGTGCTTTCATCGTCAGCCTCtggacaaaacaacaacaaaaaatgcatGATATGCTTTCATATTTTGTTCCTCCGATATACAGCTAAATTCTTTATTTACTAGAGATACATCCCtgaatatataaagcaatatGAACAAATACAGGTACATATTTTTGGGCAACTTTGCTACAAGAATGGAAAAGCATAACAAAACATACAGTTCACTGTGGAACTCGACCTGCATTGAGGCCTGAATTCAACTACAGAGGGTAactctgagccagactctgaaGGCACAGAAACAACATCTGATCTCACTAATGCTCAGGGCTTTGTGGTAGACCTTTCTTGTCAGAGCTGAGGATGTTAAAGTACATATGATACTaagcaaaagtcttgagttacCCCTAATTTGTTTAGCTTTTGCTAGTAGAGTGGGGAAATTGTTCCAGAAACTTattgaaatgtgtgaaaatatgCATGGAAATTGTCAATGTTTGATTTTACCACCTTTATACTTTAACACAGCCTTAACTCTGGTAGGAAgcctttttcccccccatttctttaaatagtcttcaggaaaagctctccaggctttttgaaggGCATTCACatctcttctttggatgttggtcagccttttgttccattttctgtcaagatgatcccacactgcttcaaaagtgttgaggtccgggctctggggatgCTGgtctattgtgtgtttttctagctTTTACTACACTGAGTGTGTTTGGGCTTTTTGTCATGCTGAGAAACAAACCCAGTGCCAATCAGCTGGTACTGCATGGTGGATTTAAATCTGACTGCACTTTTCTTATGTTCATAATTCAAATTGATGaaacaattttgacaagatccctaACACTACTGGCTGACATGCAGCTCCGAAGTATGACAGAGCCTCCGGCATATTTTACAGATTCACAGTTGTATCTCTCTCTTGATCTTTGCACATATTGATGATGATTAGAAACATAGATTTCAAACTTGGATTCATCACTCtctaagacctgttgccactgattttcagtcccaGTTGttatgtaatttggcatacctcaggcTTTTCTCACTGTTTCCGTTCTTTAAAAATGGCTTCTTCTTCCGCTGAAACCATTTGtgatgaggcttcagcaaacagcagatggatcaaCGAATATTTTACCCTTAATATCTTAAGCACATGACATTCATAACTTGAGTTAGGCGCCTTTTGTTTGCTGGAATGACTTAACATCGTTAAGCcaatgttaagtggcttaacaaacaaaaacaatggtcaggtacaagccCTGGACTGTAAATGAGTGataaagcagccaatgtccaaaggaaAACCATCAGAAAGTCTAGAGTAGCATTGTTCAATACCGCTTTAACagcctggctccttggaagcaaactATTGAGAAGTGAGGGGTGGCTCAATAATTTTGTACACTAcggtattttttattttgaaataacgtATGACAATATAGTTTCGATATGTTGGTAATAAAGGCAGGCTGAAAACTTGTAAAGCTGCATTCCCTCACTTGTTGTTGAGCTGCTTTGTCCATTTCACTTTAGAACTATGTTTAGCTATTATTTTTTCACCTGCTCCACCTTTCTATCTAATGTatgttaattattttatatatatgtataaaataacttTTACAATTCTTCTGGTGCTAttagaaaaatctgaaaacaaagTTTCTGTGCCGGTTTGTATTGCAAATAAATAACTTGTTTatctgctgccccctgctggctagtTAAACATGCTATTAAGAGTTTCACACATGTTAATAATATACGTTTATAAAAAcgtataaataaaagaaaaatgcatactAACTTTAATTAAATTATGTAAATGAGGAATTAAAACATAACTATTAAAGTCcagctttcaggttttatgtaGGCATTCTATGCAATCGAGTTTCACAGTAAATGAAACAGAAAGTAAACGTCTAATTCTATACAATGACAATCAGTGTCTCAGAATAAGAGTTCAAATCTAGACTATTGGTcttgttaaaatattaaatatgctgcacatttgcacattttagGCATGTTTGACCTCACAGAAAATCTTTATGGAAACTCTGATAGAATGAGagctgttaaaaataattcGCATGTGATTTAAAgggaaatataaacaaacagtaAACAAAATACCACCAGActttataaaatatatgaacaGTAAAATATAGAAATGTTACAAGGAACATAGCGCGAAAGATACTCACGGCAGGAGGAGGCCATTCTGCTTTCTGCAAAACACTTTCGTTTTCCTTTGGAAGAGCCTCTCCCACATCTGATTGCCAAGAGGCTGGCACTATATATACTAGGCTAGAATAATAATGTGATCTTAATAAGGCCTACCCAATGCAACAaagttgccaaaaaaaaaatagagtaaaCGTGTTAAGCAGCTTTTGAGAATTAGGTTTAATGGGCAGTAGTAAACATGTGTTGGTATTTTCTACACTTTGGGAAGCAGATAACTGAtgagaaacaaacaataaacaaacaccGTTACAAGGATAAAGATAGGTGCGGAATTAAAATAATATGCAATTCTCCCGTACAATGGAACAGCATCTTTGCTTGTGCAAAATGTTTATCTCTGTATTAAAATCTGAAACATAAcatcatagatttttttttcctatggtGTATTATGAGATACATTTTGTTAAcgctaaactaaactaaaatgaaataaaatgaaataaaatgaaataaaatgaaataaaagtgaGCTGACTCTGTCCCTGGAGTCTCCCTGTCTACAGGTGGCGGTAGTACGCTCTTTTCAAACACGAGAGGAAGAATGTAGGGTCCCTCGCAAGGAACCAATAACGGGGGCAAGGAGTCTTTTCCTACAAAGAACGCTCGATAAACGGGCTGACACCAAGTACGAGAAATAGGAAAAATGGAGTACGCAGACCACGAGTACACCAGCAGCACTTGCGATATGCATACGCCCGTGGATTTCACATATAAAAGTAAGGACAAACGACAGAAAGTGATTAAATAAGCTAACTATAGCTTGGAGCTAGCTTGCGCACGTAGGAAGTGAGAAGTACAAGTTATGCTGCCTTCATCGGACACTGAAAAGGGTGTGAATTCCAGAACTCCGACTAATAGAAGAACCAAAATAAAGATGATCTTTAAATACGACTTCGGCActttatatttctgtttctct
The Astatotilapia calliptera chromosome 17, fAstCal1.2, whole genome shotgun sequence genome window above contains:
- the LOC113009189 gene encoding poly [ADP-ribose] polymerase 12 encodes the protein MASSCQADDESTYGSDVSNESDSAEPSDEEDNEEDDEEDNEEDVLPCKFYNKGNCRDGERCAYLHVCKYALKGNCRYGSKCRLNHTVSQGVPSSASGRTPDRSSSSHDQRLTDGRRYQWQLNNGRGWKDVENDHILEAQYSLPHTKSIKIYNTSYGAVSIDFKRMKVLGKKLRVRRLDDGNTEWIWYCMLGRRWIKYGAKDSKGVSTPVKSSDIEEKFQRNPTSSFTFNVNGETLELKFKEMQQVSKNRKRKVTRRPTYRQPQAVRGVALASSGFQNLSLGTKPQWEFEGDSGKWHEFKHRKRTSTDCSVTSDDIESKYQQNNKGTMPFTVAGQSYNLDFGAMIQTNVRTNHTRRVRRVLV